From Aedes albopictus strain Foshan chromosome 1, AalbF5, whole genome shotgun sequence, one genomic window encodes:
- the LOC109431507 gene encoding uncharacterized protein LOC109431507, whose product MIHTKSTIVALLLTVILSISLESNSAAPASSQTESTTLSQTQGRSIEPDSIDEEVLELEHLKHPPPQPSGGANTKEEILPQLEKQLEEEAQASASITSSDEVGDDNDDDDDDNDDDNDTGGDSNDGDDEGSSDYAEKLAKASESMLLKTLAEYHNQQRQELQAAQHQHHLPPVGGDSNKLDAADENMKLMKLLPGAARLTFGQRYSSDSTTTTTTSTAAPKTTPRSQPEEIPNNEEDDGSHTNNGHRRGDNAEVLLRHSGGQYSAFDMSQYVFWTGDEAGVARAVEELIQKGLMTRDNAIKFLRDIRLGIDYLQNTYSNHPLKTSEKHWNTESSVAASTTGSTVTEAPTTIATQTETATAGVMTGQPATLAPEILKVIERLPSLLKLNELNEQTDSTQDYDDVVGRLRLADFLYAEYSLEEVIYQLAKVMFTQSLTRGSEPAQHALQKLTEFLESEGNHGRISPVLQKKILDVLLAALADTLAENPELLKAARTALGKHMDKIPQRFSHANH is encoded by the exons AGCATAGACGAAGAGGTACTCGAGCTTGAGCATTTGAAGCATCCTCCACCGCAGCCGAGTGGGGGTGCCAACACCAAGGAGGAAATTCTACCCCAGCTGGAAAAGCAACTGGAGGAGGAAGCTCAAGCGTCCGCTTCGATAACCTCCTCGGATGAGGTCGGCGAtgacaacgacgatgacgacgatgataaTGATGACGATAATGACACCGGTGGTGACTCCAACGATGGCGACGACGAGGGAAGCAGCGACTATGCCGAAAAGTTGGCCAAGGCATCCGAGAGCATGCTGCTGAAGACGTTGGCAGAATATCACAACCAACAACGTCAAGAACTGCAAGCGGcccagcaccagcatcatcttcCGCCGGTCGGAGGTGATAGCAACAAGCTCGACGCGGCTGATGAGAACATGAAACTAATGAAG TTATTACCAGGGGCTGCACGGCTTACTTTTGGGCAACGCTACAGTTCCGATAGTACGACAACGACAACCACATCAACGGCGGCCCCAAAAACTACACCACGTTCgcagcctgaagaaattcccaacaaTGAAGAGGATGATGGTTCTCACACAAACAACGGCCATCGTCGAGGCGAT AATGCTGAAGTATTGCTGCGACATAGTGGTGGCCAGTATTCAGCCTTCGACATGTCCCAATACGTTTTCTGGACAGGCGACGAAGCCGGAGTTGCACGAGCTGTAGAAGAGCTAATCCAGAAAGGACTG ATGACCCGCGATAATGCAATCAAATTTCTGCGAGACATTCGTCTTGGCATTGACTACCTTCAAAACACATATTCAAACCATCCGCTGAAAACGTCCGAGAAGCATTGGAATACGGAAAGCAGTGTCGCAGCCAGTACCACTGGAAGCACCGTGACCGAGGCACCGACTACCATTGCAACGCAGACAGAAACAGCAACAGCCGGCGTTATGACCGGACAACCAGCAACACTGGCACCAGAAATCCTAAAGGTTATCGAAAGGTTACCGAGTCTTTTGAAACTGAATGAGCTTAACGAGCAAACAG ATTCTACACAAGATTACGACGACGTGGTAGGACGGTTGCGGTTGGCTGATTTCCTATATGCGGAGTATTCGTTGGAAGAAGTTATCTATCAGCTGGCGAAGGTTATGTTCACCCAGTCCCTGACACGGGGCTCAGAGCCGGCCCAGCATGCTTTGCAAAAGCTCACGGAGTTTCTGGAATCTGAAGGCAATCATGGACGAATTTCACCTGTGCTACAGAAGAAGATTCTAG acgttcttttgGCTGCGCTGGCTGATACTCTGGCTGAAAATCCCGAACTATTGAAAGCAGCACGAACTGCACTGGGAAAGCATATGGATAAG ATTCCTCAAAGATTCTCTCATGCTAATCATTAA